From one Xiphophorus hellerii strain 12219 chromosome 18, Xiphophorus_hellerii-4.1, whole genome shotgun sequence genomic stretch:
- the mre11a gene encoding double-strand break repair protein MRE11 isoform X1: MSSENTLDDEDTFKILISTDIHLGYLEKDAIRGSDSFHTLKEILECAKENQVDLILLGGDLFHENKPSRRCLHSCITMLREYCMGDSPVTFNILSDQTINFNTTQFPWVNYQDENLNISIPVFSIHGNHDDPTGAEGLCALDLLSASGLVNHFGHSHSVERIEISPILLQKGSTKLALYGLGSIPDERLYRMFVNKQVTMLRPKEDQDNWFNLFAIHQNRSKHGPTNYIPEQFLDDFIDLVVWGHEHECLITPTRNEQQLFYVTQPGSSVATSLSPGEAAKKHIGLLRVKGRKMNLQKIPLKTVRQFFIQDVVLADYEDLFTPDTPQVTKKVENLCYAKVSEMLEEAERERLGCPLTPEKPLIRLRVDYSGGFETFNTSRFSQKFVDRVANPKDVIHFLRKREQKEGVKDEFDVDYSKLVKPAAVEGLRVEDLVKQYFEAAEQKVQLSLLTEQGMGKAIQEFVDKDEKDAIEELITYQLEKTQRHLQSRGVTTEQDIDAEIQKFRDSKKNTTEEEDDIKEAINRARAHRMERGDLDLSDEPADVTMDSDEESGTLPAPTRGRGRGGGRGRGSRGGAKGGGSAASEAKPAGRGRGRGRSQRSAPASQTRNIFQAFQATSQRSQIGGSTSSAAEEVIIDDSDEDIPVMKATRPPPRSSSLSSSSFPKYSSQSQSQTSRGVAFEDSDEEDNPFKGHSRGSRR; encoded by the exons ATGTCTTCAGAAAACACATT AGATGATGAGGATACATTCAAGATCCTGATTTCCACTGATATTCACCTCGGTTACCTTGAGAAAGACGCGATTCGCGGCAGCGACTCCTTCCACACGCTGAAAGAAATCCTGGAATGTGCCAAGGAGAATCAG GTAGATCTCATCCTGCTGGGCGGGGATTTGTTTCACGAGAACAAGCCGTCAAGACGATGCCTCCACAGCTGCATCACTATGCTGAGGGAATACTGCATGGGAGACTCGCCTGTGACCTTCAACATCCTCAGTGACCAGACTATTAACTTCAACACAACaca GTTCCCCTGGGTGAACTATCAGGATgaaaacttgaacatttctaTCCCTGTCTTCAGTATTCATGGCAACCACGATGATCCAACTGGG GCGGAAGGTTTGTGTGCCCTGGACCTGCTGAGTGCTTCTGGTCTCGTCAATCACTTTGGTCACTCTCACTCTGTGGAGAGGATAGAGATTAGTCCAATCCTCTTGCAGAAAGGCAGCACCAAGCTGGCCCTGTATGGTCTTG GTTCGATCCCGGATGAGCGCCTGTACAGGATGTTTGTCAACAAGCAGGTTACCATGCTTCGACCCAAAGAGGATCAAGACAATTGGTTTAACCTCTTTGCAATTCACCAGAACAG gaGTAAACACGGTCCCACAAATTACATTCCTGAGCAGTTCCTGGATGATTTCATTGACCTGGTTGTGTGGGGCCATGAACACGAGTGTTTGATTACTCCAACTAGAAATGAGCAGCAGCTGTTCTACGTGACGCAGCCAGGGAGCTCTGTAGCCACCTCCCTGTCGCCTGGAGAGGCCGCCAAgaa GCATATAGGACTGCTTAGAGTCAAAGGTCGTAAAATGAACCTGCAGAAGATCCCTTTAAAGACAGTCCGTCAGTTCTTCATCCAGGATGTCGTGCTGGCTGACTATGAGGACCTCTTCACACCTGATACTCCTCAGGTTACAAAGAAGGTGGAGAACCTGTGCTATGCAAAG GTCTCTGAAATGTTAGAAGAAGCCGAGAGGGAAAGACTCGGCTGTCCACTCACACCGGAGAAACCTTTAATTCGACTGAGG GTGGACTACAGTGGAGGTTTTGAAACGTTCAACACCTCTCGCTTCAGCCAGAAGTTTGTGGACCGTGTGGCTAACCCAAAAGATGTAATTCACTTCCTCAGAAAGCGTGAGCAAAAGGAGGGCGTCAAAG ATGAGTTCGATGTCGACTACAGCAAGCTAGTAAAACCAGCTGCTGTTGAGGGACTGAGAGTGGAGGACCTGGTTAAACAGTACTTTGAAGCGGCCGAGCAG AAGGTGCAGCTGTCCCTGCTGACCGAGCAGGGCATGGGCAAAGCCATTCAGGAGTTCGTGGACAAAGACGAGAAGGACGCCATCGAGGAGCTGATCACCTACCAGTTGGAGAAGACGCAACGGCATCTTCAGAGCAGAGGAGTAACCACAGAGCAAGACATTGATGCAGAG ATTCAGAAATTCAGAGACTCCAAGAAGAATACGACTGAAGAAGAGGACGACATCAAAGAA GCCATTAACAGAGCCAGAGCCCACCGGATGGAGCGAGGTGATCTCGATTTGTCTGATGAGCCCGCAGATGTTACCATGGACTCTGACGAGGAGTCAGGGACGCTTCCTGCTCCGACCCGAGGCAGAGGACGAGGAGGCGGTAGAGGGCGAGGAAGTCGGGGCGGGGCTAAGGGTGGAG GTTCTGCTGCATCAGAAGCAAAGCCAGCCGGTCGGGGTCGGGGTCGGGGTCGTTCCCAGAGATCAGCACCAGCATCTCAAACCAGAAACATATTTCAGG CTTTTCAGGCTACATCCCAAAGATCTCAAATAGGAGGATCCACTTCTTCTGCAGCCGAAGAG GTGATCATAGATGACTCAGATGAAGATATACCCGTAATGAAAGCTACCAGGCCGCCTCCAAG ATCATCATCGTTGTCATCATCATCCTTCCCCAAGTACAGTTCTCAGAGCCAGAGTCAGACATCTCGAGGAGTTGCTTTTGAAGACAGTGATGAGGAG GACAACCCATTCAAAGGCCACAGTCGTGGTTCAAGAAGATAA
- the LOC116708253 gene encoding uncharacterized protein LOC116708253: MINPQQQGEPFRHDPPPVFGKPWYWQRSSSTMESSRSLAQVIMEMRDEIKKLEAENRELRGDCGGQHSGTAGDTSAGTEQPAILENPYGNLRRNASAPVLEGQYKESTAMTVRRYSTSSGLSGLTVREGRIDKNRQSNSGWARLHEEIQHDSDVFGEAEKANNRHSLQEYVHKNRAKVKTVTFLLPVDDIYTSRPVLTKHREEPKITGLASIAETES, from the exons ATGATAAACCCGCAGCAGCAAGGCGAGCCCTTCCGGCACGACCCTCCTCCGGTCTTCGGGAAGCCCTGGTACTGGCagcgcagcagcagcaccatGGAGAGCAGCCGCAGCCTGGCGCAGGTCATCATGGAGATGCGCGACGAAATCAAGAAGCTGGAAGCGGAAAACCGAGAGCTGCGGGGGGACTGTGGTGGTCAGCATTCAGGGACGGCAGGAGACACCAGCGCTGGAACGGAGCAACCCGCGATACTGGAAAACCCCTATGGGAACCTGAGACGGAATGCGTCTGCGCCAGTCCTGGAGGGACAGTATAAAG AAAGCACTGCCATGACTGTGCGAAGGTACTCCACGAGCTCCGGCCTCTCCGGGTTGACAGTGAGAGAGGGAAGAATCGACAAGAACAGGCAGAGTAACTCAGGATGGGCTAGACTTCATGAAGAAATCCAGCATGACAGCGATGTGTTTGGAGAAGCAGAGAAAGCCAACAACCGCCACTCATTGCAGGAGTACGTCCATAAAAACAG GGCCAAGGTAAAAACTGTAACCTTCCTTCTCCCCGTTGATGACATTTACACCAGTCGACCCGTTCTGACCAAACACCGAGAGGAGCCCAAAATCACCGGTCTGGCGTCCATAGCCGAGACCGAGTCctga
- the cep57 gene encoding centrosomal protein of 57 kDa, with product MEILSKTPTAESYRHKAPRSSPAPSRMVSDTFSLSSYKTYPAHRYSINAPARHTPQTFTQDSYRPASPSKALPESSSAAILSALRNLQEKIRRLEFEKEQAELSLCTLLKDGRLQSDSPAQRLLTDEDIERKASEQSNCNQVLITHLAAAENRCEKLEGQLEQMKRMLPRTESTSLPNQEVNSEALTETPGTGSQQPDGLSEHAQLEKLEKLEQEYLRLTCTQKNAEMKICALERKINEEEHQRRLILDKANQLQTGMEANRMLLQSVSPRLSIRQFKEKKSSSKQPSPKYTEPHYRLSLRDIPFVTGTSVACSHSVRANVQAVLSLLKRHQPHLCNKRVLSRDADHSETSSQSDASSTSSSTCGDELSELLEALQEELCLISLEHGELIKQMEGSASEEERGALQREQERLLVRMESKEEQISKLCKHKLQIKKLRKKVKSGKNSRTGERLATRGRSEASTKAQLVERNKKNLMLLKDMRALQNSLQI from the exons ATGGAGATACTTTCAAAAACACCCACAGCAGAATCCTATCGGCATAAG GCACCGCGTTCTTCTCCAGCACCTAGCAGGATGGTGTCTGACACCTTTTCCCTGTCGTCTTATAAAACCTATCCTGCTCATCGATATTCCATCAACGCTCCTGCACGTCACACGCCCCAAACATTCACTCAGGATTCATATCGTCCAGCATCACCCAGCAAAGCTCTTCCAGAGAGCAGCAGTGCAG CGATCTTATCTGCCTTGAGGAACCTCCAAGAGAAGATTAGGAGGCTGGAGTTTGAGAAAGAGCAGGCAGAGTTGAGCCTTTGCACTTTATTGAAGGACGGACGTCTGCAAAGTGACAGCCCTGCGCAGAGACTCCTCACTGATGAGGACATAGAAAGAAAAGCAAGTGAGCAGTCGAACTGTAACCAAG TGCTGATCACCCACCTTGCTGCTGCAGAGAATCGTTGTGAGAAGCTTGAAGGACAGTTGGAGCAGATGAAGAGGATGTTGCCCAGGACAGAAAGCACCAGCTTGCCCAATCAGGAGGTGAACTCAGAG GCTTTAACAGAGACACCTGGTACAGGTAGTCAGCAGCCTGATGGACTGAGCGAGCATGCTCAGTTGGAAAAGCTGGAAAAACTTGAGCAGGAATATCTCAGGCTGACTTGCACACAGAAAAATGCAGAG ATGAAGATCTGTGCATTGGAAAGAAAGATAAACGAAGAGGAGCACCAGAGAAGGCTCATTCTGGATAAAGCCAATCAG CTACAGACAGGTATGGAAGCCAACAGAATGTTGCTGCAGTCCGTTTCTCCACGTTTATCCATCAGACAATTCAAAGAGAAGAAATCCAGCTCAAAG cAACCTTCTCCAAAATACACAGAGCCTCATTACAGACTGAGCCTAAGAGACATACCATTTGTCACCGGAACG TCGGTCGCCTGCAGCCACTCGGTCAGAGCCAACGTTCAGGCAGTCTTGTCCCTCCTGAAACGGCACCAGCCTCATCTCTGCAACAAACGCGTCCTGTCTCGCGACGCAGATCACTCTGAAACGAGCAGCCAGTCAGACGCTTCCTCCACGTCGTCGTCCACTTGCGGAGACGAGCTATCGGAGCTGCTAGAAGCCCTGcaggaggagctgtgcctcaTCAGTTT GGAGCACGGTGAGTTGATTAAGCAAATGGAAGGGAGCGCCTCTGAAGAGGAAAGGGGAGCGCTTCAGAGGGAGCAGGAGAGGCTACTGGTGAGAATGGAGAGTAAAGAAGAACAGATCAGTAAGCTCTGCAAGCATAAATTACAG ATAAAGAAGTTAAGAAAGAAGGTGAAGTCTGGGAAGAACAGTCGAACTGGAGAAAGACttgccaccagagggcgctctGAAGCATCAACTAAAGCTCAGCTAGTTGAGAGAAACAAGAAGAACCTGATGCTTCTGAAAGATATGAGAGCTTTGCAAAACTCTTTACAGATCTGA
- the mre11a gene encoding double-strand break repair protein MRE11 isoform X4, which translates to MSSENTLDDEDTFKILISTDIHLGYLEKDAIRGSDSFHTLKEILECAKENQVDLILLGGDLFHENKPSRRCLHSCITMLREYCMGDSPVTFNILSDQTINFNTTQFPWVNYQDENLNISIPVFSIHGNHDDPTGAEGLCALDLLSASGLVNHFGHSHSVERIEISPILLQKGSTKLALYGLGSIPDERLYRMFVNKQVTMLRPKEDQDNWFNLFAIHQNRSKHGPTNYIPEQFLDDFIDLVVWGHEHECLITPTRNEQQLFYVTQPGSSVATSLSPGEAAKKHIGLLRVKGRKMNLQKIPLKTVRQFFIQDVVLADYEDLFTPDTPQVTKKVENLCYAKVSEMLEEAERERLGCPLTPEKPLIRLRVDYSGGFETFNTSRFSQKFVDRVANPKDVIHFLRKREQKEGVKDEFDVDYSKLVKPAAVEGLRVEDLVKQYFEAAEQKVQLSLLTEQGMGKAIQEFVDKDEKDAIEELITYQLEKTQRHLQSRGVTTEQDIDAEIQKFRDSKKNTTEEEDDIKEAINRARAHRMERGDLDLSDEPADVTMDSDEESGTLPAPTRGRGRGGGRGRGSRGGAKGSAASEAKPAGRGRGRGRSQRSAPASQTRNIFQVCLYLFSFLSFSGYIPKISNRRIHFFCSRRGDHR; encoded by the exons ATGTCTTCAGAAAACACATT AGATGATGAGGATACATTCAAGATCCTGATTTCCACTGATATTCACCTCGGTTACCTTGAGAAAGACGCGATTCGCGGCAGCGACTCCTTCCACACGCTGAAAGAAATCCTGGAATGTGCCAAGGAGAATCAG GTAGATCTCATCCTGCTGGGCGGGGATTTGTTTCACGAGAACAAGCCGTCAAGACGATGCCTCCACAGCTGCATCACTATGCTGAGGGAATACTGCATGGGAGACTCGCCTGTGACCTTCAACATCCTCAGTGACCAGACTATTAACTTCAACACAACaca GTTCCCCTGGGTGAACTATCAGGATgaaaacttgaacatttctaTCCCTGTCTTCAGTATTCATGGCAACCACGATGATCCAACTGGG GCGGAAGGTTTGTGTGCCCTGGACCTGCTGAGTGCTTCTGGTCTCGTCAATCACTTTGGTCACTCTCACTCTGTGGAGAGGATAGAGATTAGTCCAATCCTCTTGCAGAAAGGCAGCACCAAGCTGGCCCTGTATGGTCTTG GTTCGATCCCGGATGAGCGCCTGTACAGGATGTTTGTCAACAAGCAGGTTACCATGCTTCGACCCAAAGAGGATCAAGACAATTGGTTTAACCTCTTTGCAATTCACCAGAACAG gaGTAAACACGGTCCCACAAATTACATTCCTGAGCAGTTCCTGGATGATTTCATTGACCTGGTTGTGTGGGGCCATGAACACGAGTGTTTGATTACTCCAACTAGAAATGAGCAGCAGCTGTTCTACGTGACGCAGCCAGGGAGCTCTGTAGCCACCTCCCTGTCGCCTGGAGAGGCCGCCAAgaa GCATATAGGACTGCTTAGAGTCAAAGGTCGTAAAATGAACCTGCAGAAGATCCCTTTAAAGACAGTCCGTCAGTTCTTCATCCAGGATGTCGTGCTGGCTGACTATGAGGACCTCTTCACACCTGATACTCCTCAGGTTACAAAGAAGGTGGAGAACCTGTGCTATGCAAAG GTCTCTGAAATGTTAGAAGAAGCCGAGAGGGAAAGACTCGGCTGTCCACTCACACCGGAGAAACCTTTAATTCGACTGAGG GTGGACTACAGTGGAGGTTTTGAAACGTTCAACACCTCTCGCTTCAGCCAGAAGTTTGTGGACCGTGTGGCTAACCCAAAAGATGTAATTCACTTCCTCAGAAAGCGTGAGCAAAAGGAGGGCGTCAAAG ATGAGTTCGATGTCGACTACAGCAAGCTAGTAAAACCAGCTGCTGTTGAGGGACTGAGAGTGGAGGACCTGGTTAAACAGTACTTTGAAGCGGCCGAGCAG AAGGTGCAGCTGTCCCTGCTGACCGAGCAGGGCATGGGCAAAGCCATTCAGGAGTTCGTGGACAAAGACGAGAAGGACGCCATCGAGGAGCTGATCACCTACCAGTTGGAGAAGACGCAACGGCATCTTCAGAGCAGAGGAGTAACCACAGAGCAAGACATTGATGCAGAG ATTCAGAAATTCAGAGACTCCAAGAAGAATACGACTGAAGAAGAGGACGACATCAAAGAA GCCATTAACAGAGCCAGAGCCCACCGGATGGAGCGAGGTGATCTCGATTTGTCTGATGAGCCCGCAGATGTTACCATGGACTCTGACGAGGAGTCAGGGACGCTTCCTGCTCCGACCCGAGGCAGAGGACGAGGAGGCGGTAGAGGGCGAGGAAGTCGGGGCGGGGCTAAGG GTTCTGCTGCATCAGAAGCAAAGCCAGCCGGTCGGGGTCGGGGTCGGGGTCGTTCCCAGAGATCAGCACCAGCATCTCAAACCAGAAACATATTTCAGG TATGTCTTTATCTCTTCTCATTTCTCAGCTTTTCAGGCTACATCCCAAAGATCTCAAATAGGAGGATCCACTTCTTCTGCAGCCGAAGAG GTGATCATAGATGA
- the mre11a gene encoding double-strand break repair protein MRE11 isoform X3, with protein sequence MSSENTLDDEDTFKILISTDIHLGYLEKDAIRGSDSFHTLKEILECAKENQVDLILLGGDLFHENKPSRRCLHSCITMLREYCMGDSPVTFNILSDQTINFNTTQFPWVNYQDENLNISIPVFSIHGNHDDPTGAEGLCALDLLSASGLVNHFGHSHSVERIEISPILLQKGSTKLALYGLGSIPDERLYRMFVNKQVTMLRPKEDQDNWFNLFAIHQNRSKHGPTNYIPEQFLDDFIDLVVWGHEHECLITPTRNEQQLFYVTQPGSSVATSLSPGEAAKKHIGLLRVKGRKMNLQKIPLKTVRQFFIQDVVLADYEDLFTPDTPQVTKKVENLCYAKVSEMLEEAERERLGCPLTPEKPLIRLRVDYSGGFETFNTSRFSQKFVDRVANPKDVIHFLRKREQKEGVKDEFDVDYSKLVKPAAVEGLRVEDLVKQYFEAAEQKVQLSLLTEQGMGKAIQEFVDKDEKDAIEELITYQLEKTQRHLQSRGVTTEQDIDAEIQKFRDSKKNTTEEEDDIKEAINRARAHRMERGDLDLSDEPADVTMDSDEESGTLPAPTRGRGRGGGRGRGSRGGAKGGGSAASEAKPAGRGRGRGRSQRSAPASQTRNIFQVCLYLFSFLSFSGYIPKISNRRIHFFCSRRGDHR encoded by the exons ATGTCTTCAGAAAACACATT AGATGATGAGGATACATTCAAGATCCTGATTTCCACTGATATTCACCTCGGTTACCTTGAGAAAGACGCGATTCGCGGCAGCGACTCCTTCCACACGCTGAAAGAAATCCTGGAATGTGCCAAGGAGAATCAG GTAGATCTCATCCTGCTGGGCGGGGATTTGTTTCACGAGAACAAGCCGTCAAGACGATGCCTCCACAGCTGCATCACTATGCTGAGGGAATACTGCATGGGAGACTCGCCTGTGACCTTCAACATCCTCAGTGACCAGACTATTAACTTCAACACAACaca GTTCCCCTGGGTGAACTATCAGGATgaaaacttgaacatttctaTCCCTGTCTTCAGTATTCATGGCAACCACGATGATCCAACTGGG GCGGAAGGTTTGTGTGCCCTGGACCTGCTGAGTGCTTCTGGTCTCGTCAATCACTTTGGTCACTCTCACTCTGTGGAGAGGATAGAGATTAGTCCAATCCTCTTGCAGAAAGGCAGCACCAAGCTGGCCCTGTATGGTCTTG GTTCGATCCCGGATGAGCGCCTGTACAGGATGTTTGTCAACAAGCAGGTTACCATGCTTCGACCCAAAGAGGATCAAGACAATTGGTTTAACCTCTTTGCAATTCACCAGAACAG gaGTAAACACGGTCCCACAAATTACATTCCTGAGCAGTTCCTGGATGATTTCATTGACCTGGTTGTGTGGGGCCATGAACACGAGTGTTTGATTACTCCAACTAGAAATGAGCAGCAGCTGTTCTACGTGACGCAGCCAGGGAGCTCTGTAGCCACCTCCCTGTCGCCTGGAGAGGCCGCCAAgaa GCATATAGGACTGCTTAGAGTCAAAGGTCGTAAAATGAACCTGCAGAAGATCCCTTTAAAGACAGTCCGTCAGTTCTTCATCCAGGATGTCGTGCTGGCTGACTATGAGGACCTCTTCACACCTGATACTCCTCAGGTTACAAAGAAGGTGGAGAACCTGTGCTATGCAAAG GTCTCTGAAATGTTAGAAGAAGCCGAGAGGGAAAGACTCGGCTGTCCACTCACACCGGAGAAACCTTTAATTCGACTGAGG GTGGACTACAGTGGAGGTTTTGAAACGTTCAACACCTCTCGCTTCAGCCAGAAGTTTGTGGACCGTGTGGCTAACCCAAAAGATGTAATTCACTTCCTCAGAAAGCGTGAGCAAAAGGAGGGCGTCAAAG ATGAGTTCGATGTCGACTACAGCAAGCTAGTAAAACCAGCTGCTGTTGAGGGACTGAGAGTGGAGGACCTGGTTAAACAGTACTTTGAAGCGGCCGAGCAG AAGGTGCAGCTGTCCCTGCTGACCGAGCAGGGCATGGGCAAAGCCATTCAGGAGTTCGTGGACAAAGACGAGAAGGACGCCATCGAGGAGCTGATCACCTACCAGTTGGAGAAGACGCAACGGCATCTTCAGAGCAGAGGAGTAACCACAGAGCAAGACATTGATGCAGAG ATTCAGAAATTCAGAGACTCCAAGAAGAATACGACTGAAGAAGAGGACGACATCAAAGAA GCCATTAACAGAGCCAGAGCCCACCGGATGGAGCGAGGTGATCTCGATTTGTCTGATGAGCCCGCAGATGTTACCATGGACTCTGACGAGGAGTCAGGGACGCTTCCTGCTCCGACCCGAGGCAGAGGACGAGGAGGCGGTAGAGGGCGAGGAAGTCGGGGCGGGGCTAAGGGTGGAG GTTCTGCTGCATCAGAAGCAAAGCCAGCCGGTCGGGGTCGGGGTCGGGGTCGTTCCCAGAGATCAGCACCAGCATCTCAAACCAGAAACATATTTCAGG TATGTCTTTATCTCTTCTCATTTCTCAGCTTTTCAGGCTACATCCCAAAGATCTCAAATAGGAGGATCCACTTCTTCTGCAGCCGAAGAG GTGATCATAGATGA
- the mre11a gene encoding double-strand break repair protein MRE11 isoform X2, translated as MSSENTLDDEDTFKILISTDIHLGYLEKDAIRGSDSFHTLKEILECAKENQVDLILLGGDLFHENKPSRRCLHSCITMLREYCMGDSPVTFNILSDQTINFNTTQFPWVNYQDENLNISIPVFSIHGNHDDPTGAEGLCALDLLSASGLVNHFGHSHSVERIEISPILLQKGSTKLALYGLGSIPDERLYRMFVNKQVTMLRPKEDQDNWFNLFAIHQNRSKHGPTNYIPEQFLDDFIDLVVWGHEHECLITPTRNEQQLFYVTQPGSSVATSLSPGEAAKKHIGLLRVKGRKMNLQKIPLKTVRQFFIQDVVLADYEDLFTPDTPQVTKKVENLCYAKVSEMLEEAERERLGCPLTPEKPLIRLRVDYSGGFETFNTSRFSQKFVDRVANPKDVIHFLRKREQKEGVKDEFDVDYSKLVKPAAVEGLRVEDLVKQYFEAAEQKVQLSLLTEQGMGKAIQEFVDKDEKDAIEELITYQLEKTQRHLQSRGVTTEQDIDAEIQKFRDSKKNTTEEEDDIKEAINRARAHRMERGDLDLSDEPADVTMDSDEESGTLPAPTRGRGRGGGRGRGSRGGAKGSAASEAKPAGRGRGRGRSQRSAPASQTRNIFQAFQATSQRSQIGGSTSSAAEEVIIDDSDEDIPVMKATRPPPRSSSLSSSSFPKYSSQSQSQTSRGVAFEDSDEEDNPFKGHSRGSRR; from the exons ATGTCTTCAGAAAACACATT AGATGATGAGGATACATTCAAGATCCTGATTTCCACTGATATTCACCTCGGTTACCTTGAGAAAGACGCGATTCGCGGCAGCGACTCCTTCCACACGCTGAAAGAAATCCTGGAATGTGCCAAGGAGAATCAG GTAGATCTCATCCTGCTGGGCGGGGATTTGTTTCACGAGAACAAGCCGTCAAGACGATGCCTCCACAGCTGCATCACTATGCTGAGGGAATACTGCATGGGAGACTCGCCTGTGACCTTCAACATCCTCAGTGACCAGACTATTAACTTCAACACAACaca GTTCCCCTGGGTGAACTATCAGGATgaaaacttgaacatttctaTCCCTGTCTTCAGTATTCATGGCAACCACGATGATCCAACTGGG GCGGAAGGTTTGTGTGCCCTGGACCTGCTGAGTGCTTCTGGTCTCGTCAATCACTTTGGTCACTCTCACTCTGTGGAGAGGATAGAGATTAGTCCAATCCTCTTGCAGAAAGGCAGCACCAAGCTGGCCCTGTATGGTCTTG GTTCGATCCCGGATGAGCGCCTGTACAGGATGTTTGTCAACAAGCAGGTTACCATGCTTCGACCCAAAGAGGATCAAGACAATTGGTTTAACCTCTTTGCAATTCACCAGAACAG gaGTAAACACGGTCCCACAAATTACATTCCTGAGCAGTTCCTGGATGATTTCATTGACCTGGTTGTGTGGGGCCATGAACACGAGTGTTTGATTACTCCAACTAGAAATGAGCAGCAGCTGTTCTACGTGACGCAGCCAGGGAGCTCTGTAGCCACCTCCCTGTCGCCTGGAGAGGCCGCCAAgaa GCATATAGGACTGCTTAGAGTCAAAGGTCGTAAAATGAACCTGCAGAAGATCCCTTTAAAGACAGTCCGTCAGTTCTTCATCCAGGATGTCGTGCTGGCTGACTATGAGGACCTCTTCACACCTGATACTCCTCAGGTTACAAAGAAGGTGGAGAACCTGTGCTATGCAAAG GTCTCTGAAATGTTAGAAGAAGCCGAGAGGGAAAGACTCGGCTGTCCACTCACACCGGAGAAACCTTTAATTCGACTGAGG GTGGACTACAGTGGAGGTTTTGAAACGTTCAACACCTCTCGCTTCAGCCAGAAGTTTGTGGACCGTGTGGCTAACCCAAAAGATGTAATTCACTTCCTCAGAAAGCGTGAGCAAAAGGAGGGCGTCAAAG ATGAGTTCGATGTCGACTACAGCAAGCTAGTAAAACCAGCTGCTGTTGAGGGACTGAGAGTGGAGGACCTGGTTAAACAGTACTTTGAAGCGGCCGAGCAG AAGGTGCAGCTGTCCCTGCTGACCGAGCAGGGCATGGGCAAAGCCATTCAGGAGTTCGTGGACAAAGACGAGAAGGACGCCATCGAGGAGCTGATCACCTACCAGTTGGAGAAGACGCAACGGCATCTTCAGAGCAGAGGAGTAACCACAGAGCAAGACATTGATGCAGAG ATTCAGAAATTCAGAGACTCCAAGAAGAATACGACTGAAGAAGAGGACGACATCAAAGAA GCCATTAACAGAGCCAGAGCCCACCGGATGGAGCGAGGTGATCTCGATTTGTCTGATGAGCCCGCAGATGTTACCATGGACTCTGACGAGGAGTCAGGGACGCTTCCTGCTCCGACCCGAGGCAGAGGACGAGGAGGCGGTAGAGGGCGAGGAAGTCGGGGCGGGGCTAAGG GTTCTGCTGCATCAGAAGCAAAGCCAGCCGGTCGGGGTCGGGGTCGGGGTCGTTCCCAGAGATCAGCACCAGCATCTCAAACCAGAAACATATTTCAGG CTTTTCAGGCTACATCCCAAAGATCTCAAATAGGAGGATCCACTTCTTCTGCAGCCGAAGAG GTGATCATAGATGACTCAGATGAAGATATACCCGTAATGAAAGCTACCAGGCCGCCTCCAAG ATCATCATCGTTGTCATCATCATCCTTCCCCAAGTACAGTTCTCAGAGCCAGAGTCAGACATCTCGAGGAGTTGCTTTTGAAGACAGTGATGAGGAG GACAACCCATTCAAAGGCCACAGTCGTGGTTCAAGAAGATAA